The genomic DNA aataaaaataaaattgtgaaCAAGTAAAAGATTAGTCTTTTTAAGTTCAAATGTTACCGGTGGGGTCCATGACAAACGGATGTATTGCAACAGAGTCCGTCCgatgaggagtgtgtgtgtgtgtgtgtgattgtctgtaaaccaccgcctctgttcaaagatggtcgctcacagtggacatagatggcttctttcactcctctttcaaaccatctgtcctctctgtccaaaatgccaatgttcacattttggacagagaggacagatggtttgaaagaggagtgaaagaagccatctatgtccactgtgagcgaccatctttgcgggggtttacgacaccaactctctgccatctataatccagttttgagttcccttcccagacgccttaacgtccactcacatcctgggccatctgacctcaggaattcgcatgataaggtggggccaggtttcacaatgagctcacccgaaactctggctgattgggacccacacccagtttcacaccttggctcaggcgattagaggatcatcaggggtccttttgtccctctgtggggggatactcccactaggtttatatctgggactctccaccatttgaccttagaactgaagaagcttctcggatgagaggtgaaacgtcttcaagcaacttaaagaagtccagacgcttttctttgcaagctcctttgacttatttttatattaagtAAACACTGcatactttttatttaaaaagaactgtaaaaagaacaaaaaagaaaatgtttaataTTACTTTACATTAGATGGTTTGAAATGTTCATTGAATTTATTCAGTAACATTTAtgagaaaaatatgagaaaagaaagaagaaatctcttcaaaattattttttcagtGCAAATATGTTTTCATCTTCTTTGTCAGAGGTCTGGATAATAACTACTGTCGTAACCCCAACAATGAACTGATGCCCTGGTGCTACACAACTGACCCCAGCAAACGCTGGGAGTACTGCAACGTGCCACGGTGTGGGGTTGCACGCACACAAGGTATAGTGTTAGTTAATCTATCTCGTCCTTGTGTTTCAAAAATGAGTGAATCTCCCCCCTTTCAATATCCCTTGCTGCAGGTGATCCAGTGATCCCCCCAAATGAGGAAGACTGCTATGAAGGGAACGGTTTCAGTTATCGGGGCATAACATCAGAGACCATCAGTGGAAAAGAATGTCAAAGTTGGAGCTCCATGACTCCTCACAGACATTACAAAACTCCAGAAGCCTACCCTGATGCGTAAGTATTAAACACATTCAGTTTTTATGGCTAACACAACAGGATGACACAAGAGGATAAGACAGCTGACCttgagagggggaaaaaaattataaaaaaaaaactatattcTAACACAAACATGAACCAGGAATTCATCACTACATACAAGAAGAATGTTAGTATGCTGAAGATGTACCTTAAACCTATGTGGTAAAATCCatgaattttaatttttgaaaatttttagcagtcagaattctgactggcaaaaaaccaaaaaacaaattttCCAACCCCAATTAGATCCATCTATTTATTAAGCCCCCTCTCTGGGCTTAACTCTATATGTAACTCTATAACTCTATAAAAATATCTTGTTTAATAGGTTGATGTCTTAAAGTTTcaggggctttttttttttttacaacagggACCTCAGAGGGAATCTGTGCAGGAACCCTGACGGGGACCAAGCTCCCTGGTGTTTCACTACAGACCCCGCAGTCCGCTGGGAGCACTGCAACTTGAAGAGATGCTCTGTCAGACCTTCAGAAGTCAGTTCTCCTCGGCCACACATCACCTCCATTGCCATCCAGACTCCACCGGAAAAAGGTGAATCAGCTTTAAGTGTCACATGTTGTGCTTCCTTGCCAGTTTGTTTGACCTTTCATTTACTTCCCCTGTTTCGCTGCGGCTGTTTTAGACTGCAAGATCGGAAATGGAGCGACATACCGAGGTCCAACCTCTGTTACTGCGAATGGTGTGACATGCCAGGCGTGGAGTTCTCAGACTCCTCACAGTCACATCAGCTTCACCCCAGAGACTCACCCCACCAAGGGTCTGGACGGCAATGTAAGTGCGTGGGTGTTGCAATAAAAACTCTTTGTggtaagaacagattttttttctagctTCTAACTTCTCTGTCCACTATCAGAGCTGCAGAAATCCAGACAACGATATAATTGGACCGTGGTGCTACACTACTGATAGGGACAGGATATGGGAACACTGCCAGATCCCTGACTGTGGTATATGAACATTGTTTGTGTTGGCATTCAGAttcagtgtgttttattttaatttgttaccATCTACCAACCTTTTTAACCACTCTATcagcatgaatgatgctcaGTCTGAACTGCAGACTGTAGTAACCCTTGCTTTCTATTCACTCATCTCAACCTGGGTCTGATTCTATCCACATGTGTTCTGGTATTCTAACCATGTTAACAACAGTCAATATCTCATTTAGTTCAATGAGATTAGCAACTATCAAACAAATATTGTTTTGGTCAGAGAAATTCACACATTGTCTCAACAATAAAAAATCTCTGTCTCTATCTATGCTGCACCGCTCTATCATGCTACTATAAATCCCATTATTTAGAAGTGGAAATAGGACTAATACCTATTTGCAGCTAGTAGGTGCCAGTGatgataataaatatttttttctctttggacTTCAGATAATTAAAGATAAAGACAAATGGCAGTAAGTGAATGTGAAGAGCTGACTTGTTTGGGAGAGCCAAATCCTGTTCAGCTCTGCTGAGAATCCAGGCAGACAGAGTTGGAACTTTATTTTGATCGGCACACTATGTGCAAAGACACACAATCATACCATCATGGGAAAGATGGTAGTGGGCAGACTTTCTAAAGCCAGTGAGTGCAGTGATACAGGCCAGGTACACATATGAAAATATCCATCAGAGCAGGATCAACAACAAACCTAAAAATACTTCTCAGAACTGTTCAACAGTCTGTGCAGCTGTACTTCTGCTGCAGGTGTACCATGGCTTTTTGCAattcaaaccaaaacaaatcacCCCAGACAAACAGATTAGGACTTGACTGAGATGATACCCACTGACCTCTAGCTATTTTCCACtctggaaaacaaaacacttcTGTCCAGGCCTCAAACCCCATGTTTGTTCTCCCCAGTAGTGGTAAATACACAAAAGTAAAACTTAATTTAACAGTAAAAAATTgcttacaaaaacacaaaccattCGTATTTGTTAAATTATACCTAAATAGAAGGCATAGAGTGATGCTAAATGAGGCCATAAGAGCCAAAGCCAAACCAAAAGAGCAGAATCTCTTGATCTCAATAATGTGTGGAGACTGGAGCCTGTCCCAGATTTCAGAGGGTAAAAAGTGCAGGATTACCACATAGAGATGTCCAGTCTTTTTAATCTACAGTAACCTAAAATGCAATGGAACATGTTCACACAGCCAGCTGATGGATCCCAGCACATGACTTTGACACTGTGAGGCAATACATGGTGCTGCTGAATTATTGTCCAGCTAACCAAGACATGCTAGAGATACCAGATAAAATCCATTTAGTGAGTAAAATGGATTAATAAACCTATTTTTGTGCAAACTTTTCCATTGGCTTGTTGCTAATGAGACtataaagtttaaagtttaaactaattcagtgtttttgtttcactcaTCTTCTGAGAATTCATGACAATGAACTACTGCTTTATAGTTGAAATGAAGTGCGGAACACCAGTAATCAAACCAAAACGTTGTTTTAGTCGTCTTGTCGGCGGCTGCGTGTCGAATCCTCACTCATGGCCCTGGCAAATCAGCCTCCGAACCAGGTGAGAAAATAACACCAAAAGGACTTACATTCATAATATAACATGTACAGAGTAATTTAAATACTTTTGACTGTTaactgtaaatactgtaaaGACTTGTTCTTGTAGTTATAGAAATAAATACATTGAATGTTAATAGTGATATGTTACagtattttatattgattttgGCCTgggttttgtttgtctgttcactttttagttcatttgtttttgaaagcaagctgctgctgcatctcgTCTGTATTGTGAAAGAAacacctgtttctctttctaCTAGTATAGGAAAACATGTCTGCGGAGGAACTCTGATCGACCCTCAGTGGGTCCTTTCTGCTGCTCACTGCTTTGAGAGGTAGGAACAGGACCACCATTAACAATTAAAATCAAATTCTGCAATAACTCAAACAGTGATTGATTATTCCACCAGCTCCATTTGGCCTTCAGCCTACAAGGTATTCCTGGGTATCCACACGGAGAGAGGCAATGAGCCATCGAAACAAGAGAGGAGACTTGAGAAAATAGTAATGGGACCAAACAGAGCAGATATTGCTCTGCTTAAACTAGAGAGGTCAGTATGGGTCTAATCATCCTGGGTCAGCTATTAATGATATTACACAAACAACTTGGTGCAGATCTGAACTTTGATCTTAGCTAACCTGAAGGACTGAAGCATGGATGAAATATGTGTTTTTGAAAGTATTAACACTGAGACTCAGCTACCAGACTTGTTAGAAAACAGGCTCTCATACTTTAATCCAGCATACAGATACTGTCTATTAATTATTTAGTTATCCATCTGATATTACAATTATCACAATATCTATGAAaagaaagtgtgaaaaaaaaaaacaatagtgCTATCAGTCAAATTCATCTATAATTAGCCGTGAATGGGTAGCACCGTCTATTACAGCTTGCTTATACTATCATAATAGTGGGGTAATAAGGTGGAAACGAGTAGCCAATAATGTGGAAGTAATGTATAAGTGTTATGTTGTATGAAGAGTAATCATACTGGAATAATATTACATTAAAATGTATGTAATTGTGTAATAATATAGGAGCAAAAGTATCCCCATGAGTTAAACCAATTAGCAATAGCTTAGTGACAAACTGGTAACAATATGATACATACTAGCAATAAAATGGTAACACCCATGCATTAAAattgttatattatattatgtgaTATTAACTTATTTACATTTGGCTCAGTGTCCCAACCTTTTTGGAACGGAGTATGCAGAAAAATAAGTAACTTGTTGACACGAGTTTAATCTTGTGAATGCCATTAAAGATATTTGCATTTCTTTCAGCCCTGCTATAATAAATGATAACGTGCAGCCAGCTTGTCTCCCAGAAAAGGACTATATAGTTTCCAGTACAGCAGAGTGTTTTGTAACTGGATGGGGTGAGACTCAAGGTACGTCACATagatgtgtgctttttttttaatgtctgtggATCTTATTGTAATGACAGAGTAAAAACTGACTGATACAAACTGATACAAATCACACGTTTATGTGCTTTTAATCAAAGTTTGTTTGAAGCCACATCTGGTCCTCATAAACATAGGTGGGACATCAAGTAGGCAGGATTTTCTTGTTGATAATAGCCACTGTTTCAcaagttttattttcttctgtttcattTGAAGTTAGTTTTTTCCTAACAAAGATGTATTAGTGCTATAGTGATACCCATTCACATCTTTTTCTAGCATTTTTGTTCTtgattaaagaaaatgtttaaaacaaatgtttgaaatgttttcacagttgCTTTACAACTCATGATACACTGTAAGCTGAAAAACTCATTCGCACACTTTAGAAATGCCAATGTAGAGATGATTGACACAGAAGGAAAATCATTGAGTGCAATGAAAACCTTTCACCAGCAAGTGGCAGGATTTGAACAATAAGCTTTACTGTGGCTCTATATCGACCAGCAATAATTACTATTTTTGAACATAATTTCTAATTAATGATTCTTTGTTAATTAAACACATTACATCTTGGACAGGGAGGTTTAGCAGTTTGGTCAACTCCACTGTACATGTATTGCTACACATCTTATGATGATGGccatgaggaggaggaaggtaaTTGCACACAGGTGTGTTGGCAGGTACAGGAGGCGATGGTGTCCTGAAAGAGGAGGGTTTTCCGATTATCGAGAACAAGGTGTGTAATCTACCAGAATACCTGAATGGCAGAGTTCAAAACAACGAGATGTGTGCCGGATATATCGAGGGAGGAGCGGACAGCTGCCGGGtatgaaaaacacaaacctaTGAAAACTGGGGAATGTttataaaatgtgtgtgttttacttcATCTTACTGACCTGACATATTTTAATAGATTTCCAGAAActaatgactgaaaaaatcagatatataaatgtttcatttgtttaCAACAGTTCAACATAGAatttagtaatagtaataatgttTCTATAGTAAATTCAAACAGTTAATTATtctccacccatccatccatccatccatcttcatccgctttgtccgaggccgggtcgcgggggcagcagcctaagcaaagaggcccagacctccctctccccagccacctcctccagcttatccgggggaacaccaaggcgttcccaggccagccgagagatataatctctccagcgtgtcctgggtctgccccggggcctcctcccggtgggacatgcctggaacacctcacccaggaggtgcccagggggcatccttgtcagatgcccgaaccacctcagctggctcctttcgatgtggagcagcagctgctctactctgagcccctcccggatggctgaacttctcaccctatctctaagggagaggccagccacccttcggaggaagctcatttccgccgcttgtattcatgatctcgttctttcggtcactacccacagctcgtggccataggtgagggtagggacgtagatcgaccggtaaatcgagagcttcgcttttacactcagctccctcttcaccacgacggaccggtgcagcgtccgcattactgcagctgcagccccaatccgtctgtcgatctccggctcccttctcccatcactcgcgaacaagaccccgagatacttgaactcctccacttggggcaggaactcatccccgacccggagtggacactccacccttttccggctgagaaccatggcctcagatttggaggtgctgatcctcattcccgctgcttcacactcggctgcgaaccgttccagtgcgagctggagcccctcacccgatgaagccaacagaaccacatcatctgcaaaaatcagagatgagattctgaggccaccaaagcgaaagccctccgccacttggctgcacctagaaatcctgtccataaaaattatgaacagaaccggagacaaagggcagccctggcggagcccatcacccaccgggaacgagtccgacttattgccggcaatgcgaaccaagctcttgcaacggttgtatagggatcgaatggcccgttaATGTAATTTAATATAAACTCAAAGATGCTTTGACATTTGTGAAATTTACAGATAAAATGACCAAAATCAAATAACTTGCATGTGGAACTGTACAATAATCCAATACTTGGAAAAATCTGATTGTATAACAGGTAATTTATGCTTTTGATACGAATGTTtaattatattaaataaaacctgtTAGTCCAGCTAAAACTACACATACTTGTTTTAACTTTTTACATCCGTTCTTCCATATGTGGTTTATACAGTAAGGATTTTCTGAGTACATTAACATTCCAAGTCGTAGCTTTAATATGAATAGGTTTACATCAACATAGAAAGAACTGTGTGGGAAAAATGGCAGTTTTAACATGGCGTACCCAGTTGCAAGGGTTTGTTGCAGGGATATGTTGtccttgaaaaagaaaattaaaaagagcTCACTCATAGTTTGACATCTTTCAAGCTGAAGTTGTCAAACAGTATGAGGAGTAATGATGTGGCTAtgcaaatgaaaaatataaGAATCAAATATTATGAATTTGCTTTCTTACACATGCATTTGGGGAAAACCGGCTTGGGCTATATTTCACAGCTGTCCTTTCTTACATGTAGCACTCAACAGGCAAGCAGTTTCAAATACTGAAAATTCTTCAAGTGTGTGAGGTGAAAGAGCTGCTTTGATGGAGCATACAGAAAGTAGTAAACTCACTTTGGTGAATGCAGTGGTCAGCTGTTTGTGTCATTCAAACATCAATTTCACTCGAGCAACAAACAGACTTTTCACTATTTAGCTGGGAGGTTAAAGATCAGACATTTTTTGTCAGGTGATTCTGCAAAAGTTCACAGAGGAAGTTCTTTGGTTTGCCAGAGTTATTGGGGTTCTTTCCAGAAAATTATTATAGAAATGTTGGAGAATTTCAGTCAACCCGAGTAGCACAATTTAAAGACAAAGATCAAAGGTTATTTGCATGGCTGCAAAGAGTGTCATCAACACTCTTGAGGATTTAAGTAAACACTTGACTTTGTCTATTGTGTGTTAAAAAGGCTAAACAGCACACATCACTTTCAGTATTGGCACAAACATATTTTGATTAAACATACACATTCATTAGACATGGAAACGTggaaaaacaagcccaaatatTTACAGTGTGGACTGTAGACATAGAAAATTTGTGTTGCTTCTAAAATGGATGGGAAATAACTAAATacgaatgttttgtttttgtagtttCAGGTATTTGGCTTATTTCCTGAGCCATTCTCACTTTTACCCCCATCATTTTAACACAAATATGTTTACTTTCTAAGAAAGAGATTTTTAATATTCCAAATAGTTTGTTTATTTGGCAAATATGCACTAGTTTATTGCTTACAcaataatgcagaaaaaacCCAACTTCCTTCGTGTTTCCTGCTCTTTTTTAGGCTGGTTTCAGCAGCTGTTAACTTAAACATAATCAAAAACTGTAGTTATTTCTACACATGTGTTCTCCTCCTGTAGGGTGACAGCGGTGGTCCTCTGGTGTGCTATGAGCAGAACAAGTTCGTCGTGCAGGGTGTCACATCGTGGGGTCTGGGCTGCGCCAATGCCATGAAACCTGGTGTCTACGCTCGAGTGTCTAAGTTTAAGGACTGGATAGACACAACCATCAAAGCCAACTAAAAGCTATCATCTGCAGTGTGTTTACTGAGGATGTCTTAAcctgtatatattgttctgCTCTGGCAATGATTGACTTCATGACATGGAGTTTTTCGGTTTTCTATTCTCTCCTGAAGTGGATAGACTAAAAGCAGAGCAGCTTACTGGTTTCAAAAGCAATGAaaatgtttctgtaacaggttaaacttttttttttttttttagaagccatgctttacagaaaatgcattacAAATCTACTTCTTTGTGGTTACATTGAGTGAAATACAAGATAAAGATTCAGTTGTTGTTTCCTACTTGATTGTGTGTGACTTAATTTAGTTTTAAGACATTCCTACAGTTTAAccaattggtgtgtgttatctgtctTCATAGataaagctgggtgtcatcagcatagcagttaAAATGTATACTATGCCTTCTGATGATACTGCccaagggaagcatgtataagcAGAATTGCTCCTAGCACAGAATCCTGTGGAaatccataattaaccttagtgtgtgtgaagaggactcacCATTAGAATGTAAAATATGTGTTGTGTGTTCTTTCCATAGCTCAACATCCCTTACACCACGTATTGTCTGATCATAGCGCCAAAGTTCACGACCTTCAACTACCTGACTGAGCTTCAACTCtttaaataagcacagaaatGCAAAGTGTATATAAAATGATTACAACTACACCTGTAATGAAAAGGTTAGTACGTGATTATGATAACACCAGTAATACAAATTATAACATAATACCAACAGCGTCAATCAATGTTTTtgatgagaataagaattaatgCAATGGTTAATGATAATGGTTATGAATAGTAGCAGTAAAATATTTCCCTGATCTCCacaacatgaacaaattggagtctattagaccactgcagcacagtacctgtaatacaaATAGCACGCTCTAATTgatgtaataaaatattatgatCAACAGTATTGaaagctgcactgaggtctaacaggacaagcacagagatgagtccactgtcagaggccatgagaagatcatttgtaactttCACTAAAACGGTTTCTGTACCGTGGAAAACTCTGAAACCTAAATACAAAAGGTTAACATCAGCTTACAAA from Maylandia zebra isolate NMK-2024a linkage group LG15, Mzebra_GT3a, whole genome shotgun sequence includes the following:
- the LOC101468568 gene encoding plasminogen-like isoform X2 codes for the protein MDLNTAAFLLGALLCSVGATEIEGYSRTEGAWILSLNKRMYSVSSLAECATKCNTETLFTCRTFMYDENDSECWTAAANSKTENIMRRRNTALYEKNEYLLECANGIGTDYRGTKSRTKSEQVCQRWDASYPHRPNFTPQSHPRADLESNFCRNPDGDKGGPWCYTTDPQKRWEHCNVPSCSEECIVCNGEDYKGKISTTENGFTCQRWDSQKPHNHDYHPSSLPQKYLEENYCRNPDGDPRPWCFTTSPSKRWDYCAIPRCTAEPSTIVPEVDCVTGEGVAYRGTIAVTESGKTCQSWSAQVPHKHNQSPENYPCKGLDNNYCRNPNNELMPWCYTTDPSKRWEYCNVPRCGVARTQGDPVIPPNEEDCYEGNGFSYRGITSETISGKECQSWSSMTPHRHYKTPEAYPDADLRGNLCRNPDGDQAPWCFTTDPAVRWEHCNLKRCSVRPSEVSSPRPHITSIAIQTPPEKDCKIGNGATYRGPTSVTANGVTCQAWSSQTPHSHISFTPETHPTKGLDGNSCRNPDNDIIGPWCYTTDRDRIWEHCQIPDCVEMKCGTPVIKPKRCFSRLVGGCVSNPHSWPWQISLRTSIGKHVCGGTLIDPQWVLSAAHCFESSIWPSAYKVFLGIHTERGNEPSKQERRLEKIVMGPNRADIALLKLESPAIINDNVQPACLPEKDYIVSSTAECFVTGWGETQGTGGDGVLKEEGFPIIENKVCNLPEYLNGRVQNNEMCAGYIEGGADSCRGDSGGPLVCYEQNKFVVQGVTSWGLGCANAMKPGVYARVSKFKDWIDTTIKAN
- the LOC101468568 gene encoding plasminogen-like isoform X1, whose product is MDLNTAAFLLGALLCSVGATEIEGYSRTEGAWILSLNKRMYSVSSLAECATKCNTETLFTCRTFMYDENDSECWTAAANSKTENIMRRRNTALYEKNEYLLECANGIGTDYRGTKSRTKSEQVCQRWDASYPHRPNFTPQSHPRADLESNFCRNPDGDKGGPWCYTTDPQKRWEHCNVPSCSAYQIHQGFSFPEECIVCNGEDYKGKISTTENGFTCQRWDSQKPHNHDYHPSSLPQKYLEENYCRNPDGDPRPWCFTTSPSKRWDYCAIPRCTAEPSTIVPEVDCVTGEGVAYRGTIAVTESGKTCQSWSAQVPHKHNQSPENYPCKGLDNNYCRNPNNELMPWCYTTDPSKRWEYCNVPRCGVARTQGDPVIPPNEEDCYEGNGFSYRGITSETISGKECQSWSSMTPHRHYKTPEAYPDADLRGNLCRNPDGDQAPWCFTTDPAVRWEHCNLKRCSVRPSEVSSPRPHITSIAIQTPPEKDCKIGNGATYRGPTSVTANGVTCQAWSSQTPHSHISFTPETHPTKGLDGNSCRNPDNDIIGPWCYTTDRDRIWEHCQIPDCVEMKCGTPVIKPKRCFSRLVGGCVSNPHSWPWQISLRTSIGKHVCGGTLIDPQWVLSAAHCFESSIWPSAYKVFLGIHTERGNEPSKQERRLEKIVMGPNRADIALLKLESPAIINDNVQPACLPEKDYIVSSTAECFVTGWGETQGTGGDGVLKEEGFPIIENKVCNLPEYLNGRVQNNEMCAGYIEGGADSCRGDSGGPLVCYEQNKFVVQGVTSWGLGCANAMKPGVYARVSKFKDWIDTTIKAN